In Spirochaetota bacterium, the genomic window TGTCGATGACCGGATTCGAACCCCGCGCGTACGCGCCGAGGTTGATGAGGTCCTCGGCCCCGGCGTAGGCCGCCATGATCTCCCGCATTTCGGCCGAGGACTTCGCGTGTTCATCATTCACCACGTCCTTCATGCATCTCGATATGGACCCCAGCACGTCGATCGCCGGGTAGTGCCCTTTGTGCGCGAGCTTTCTGTCGAGTACTATATGGCCGTCCAGGACCCCCCGCACCGCGTCCGCGATCGGTTCGTTCATGTCGTCGGCCTCGACGAGAATGGAGTATATTCCGGTTATGCTGCCCGAACCCTCGCGCGTCCCGGAACGCTCCAGCAGGCGCGGCAGGAGTGAGAAGACCGACGGCGGGAATCCGCGCGTGGCCGAAGGCTCGCCCGCGGCGAGGCCAACCTCGCGCTGAGCGAGCGCGAAGCGCGTCACGGAGTCCATCATGAGGTTTACGTCCTTGCCCTGGTCGCGGAAGTACTCGGCTATGGCGTGCGCCATAAACGCGCCGCGAATCCTGAGCATCGGCGGCTGGTCGGATGTGGCCACCACGACCACCGAGCGTCGCAGGCCTTCCGGCCCCAGCTCCTTCTCGACGAAATCGCGTACTTCGCGGCCGCGCTCGCCGATCAACGCGATGACGTTTACGTCGGCGTTTGTGAAGCGTGCTATCATCGCCAGAATCGTGGATTTTCCGACACCCGAGCCCGAGAAAATGCCGATACGCTGTCCCTTGGCGATGGTATTCAGTCCGTCGATGGCGCGAATGCCCACCGAAAGCGGCTCGGTGATCAGCCTTCTCTCAAGCGGATTAAGCGGCTTCCCCTCTACGGGATAACGCACTCCGGTGAATATCTCGCCGCGACCGTCGAGGGGCTTGCCGAGCCCCGAGATCACACGACCCAGCAACTGGTCGCCGACCGGTACCGTAAGGGATGAGCCGGCCGCGATGACCTCCGCGCCCGGAACAACCCCTTTCATGTCGCCGATAGGCATAAGTATGACCTTGCTGCGGTTGAAGCCGACAACCTCGGCATAGAGGTAATTTCCCTCGCCAAGACGGATGCGGCACATTTCTCCGTATTTAACGGCGGGTCCCGCGGACTCTATGGTGAGGCCGACAATACGCTCCACCTTTCCGGTAAACTGGACTACGTTGACTTCGTCGATTATGGTCTTGTACTTCGAGAGGACATCGACGTGTTCGTGGGGTAGAATCCTTATCATGGCCTGTCACCGCTACAGCGCGCTCGCGTTGCGGATGGCCTCCTCGATAGTGTCCAGCTGTGTCGAAACCCGCGCGTCGATCGCCCCCACGTCGGTCTCTATGATGCAGCCTCCGCGGTCCACCCTTGAATCTTCGTAGATGTTGACTTTCTTCAGCGATTCCATCATCTTTATCAGCTCGTCCTTATGGGCCGTGGTCATGTCGAGGTCGGCGAAGTTCACGCGGATGTCGATGCGGTCGCGGTCTTTTACGCGCTTGATCCCCTCGCGGATGTTGTTGATCACCACCTCGCGCCGCTCCACTATTTCGTCCTTGATGACCTTTCGCGCAATCATCAGGATCATCTCGGTCATGAGCTTTTCGGAGGAGCGGATGATGTCGTCGCGAATGTCCACGGCCGTCGAGACGATGGTGCCGAGCCGGTCGATCAGGCGCATCACCTCGGCCTGTCCTTCCTTGTAGCCCACCTCCCGCCCCGCCTCGTATCCCTTCTTGTACGCCTCGTGCTCGATCTCGGAAACCTTGAGTTCGGCGTCCTTGATCATCTTCTCGGCCTCGAACTTGCCCCGCTCAACCTCGCGCTCGGACTCCTTCTGGAAGCGCTCCAACTCAAGCTTTATCTGCTCGCGCGCCTGCTGCAGTTCGCGAAACGCCGCGGCCTTGCCCTCTTCCTCGATCTTGCCCACACGTCCGCGCGCCTCGTCCTGCATGCGGCGCACTTCCTCCTCGGTCTCGCGCCGGTAGCGCTCGAGCTCGGCCTCCATCTCCTCTATCGACGGCCCCTGGTAAACATCGACGGGGTTTCCCGCCTCGTCGACCTCGAACTCCTTATATTCCTCGTCGGAAATGATGTTCTTCTGATATTTTTCCGGAAGCTCGATCTGTTTCGGAATGCCGGTAACGACCACCTCGGTCGGCTTGAAAACCAGTTTAGACAACGAGTTCCTCCTCGCCGGCGCGCGCGACTATGATATCGCCGGCTTCCTCGAGTTTTCGTATGATGTTCACGATCTTCTGCTGGGACTCCTCGACGTCACGCAGCCGTATCGGCCCCATGAAGTCCATGTCCTCCCTGAGGAGCGAGGACGCGCGCTTGGACATGTTGCGGAAAATCTTTTCCTGAACCTCGGTATCCACGCCCTTGAGCGCCTTGGCGAGGTCCTGGGTATCGACCTCCCGAAGCACCTTCTGTATCGAGCGGTCGTCGAGCAGCACGATGTCCTCGAAGACGAACATCCGCTTCTTTATTTCCTCGGCGAGCTCCGGGTCCTCCTCCTCGAGCGCCTCGATGATGATCTTTTCCGTTCCGCGGTCCACCTGGTTGAGCACCTCGACGATGGCGTCGATGCCGCCGGCCGACGTATAGTCCTCCGATGCCAGCGTCGAAAGCTTTCGCTCGAGCACGCGTTCCACCTCGCGCAGCACGTCCGGCGAGGTGCGGTCCATCGTGGCGATGCGCTTTGCGACGTCGGCCTGTATCTGGTGGCTGAGACCCGAAAGAATCTGGGCCGCCTTGGCCGCGTCGAGATAAGCGAGTATAAGGGCGATCGTCTGGGGATGCTCCCCCTGTATAAAGTTAAGGAGGTGGGACGGGTCCGTTCGGCGGATGAAGTCGAAGGGACGCACCTGCAGGCTCGAGGTGAGCCTGTTGACGATATCGATGGCCTTCTGGGTCCCCAGGGCCCGCTCCAGCACCTCGCGGGCGTAGTCGATGCCGCCGGTGGCGATGAAGTCCTGCGCCATCATCATCTCCTGGAATTCCATGAGCACCTTGTCCTTGTCCTCGGGCTCGATCCTGTCGAGCCGGGCGATCTCGAAGGTGAGCTGCTCTATCTCGTCCTCGCGGAGATGCTTGAATATCTCGGACGACACCTCCGAGCCCAGGGACACAAGGAAAATGGCGGCCTTCTGCCGCCCGGTCAGCTGGGATTTTTTCGATTGAAGCATCTCTCTCCCTCCGTACGCCCTCCCCGCACCGGGGAGAGGTTCCGTCCTTTCGCGTCACCGGTTAATTAAAGTACATCTTTATGCGGGCGGGCGTCAATTTAAATATATCGCCCGCCCGTCCCGTTTCCTCACTCCTCGGCAAGCCAGGTCCGCAATAACTGCGCCACGTCGTCGGGCCGTTCGCGGGCCAGGCTGACGGCGTTGGTCTGGAGCTCGAGGCGCGCCCTTTCCTCAAGCGAAAGCTCCACGTCGATGCCCTCCTCCTCGGCGGCGCGCAGCGCCGCCTCGCGCATGCGCTGCTGCTCGAGCGCCAGCTGCTCCTCGCGGATCCGCCTGCGCCGCGCGAGCTCCTTGTTGATGGCGCGGAAGAGCACCATGCCCAGGAAGAGCGCGAATACGCCGATGAGGCTGGCGAGGAGTATGCGTTTTAACTGCTCCTTGCGCTGAAATTCTTCGCGGACGCGGTTCCAGTCCTTGGTCCGGTCGAACATGATGTTCTCGACGGCGACCTGGTCCCCGCGCGCGGCGTCATAGTTTATGGACTTCTTGACGATATTTTCGGCCTGCTTAAGCTCGTCCGGGGTCAGCGAGACCTGGACCGGCTTCTTTGTCGGATCGAGGTCATAGTCGCCCTCGGACGTTCTGGGCAGGTCCTGAAATCCATCGATCGCGATCGCCACCGAAACGCCGGTCACGTCAAAGGGATCGCGCTGGATCTTCTTCATGGACTTGTTTACGGCATGATTGCGTATGTTTTCTTCCTTATCGTACTTTGCGAACTGGTCGTCGCTCGCCTTGTATCCGGGAGGTTTGTTACCCTCCGTTCCGGCCGGCCCCTCGGGATTCCAGCCGTGGCCCTGAAAATGCTCCTTCGCGGTCTTCTCAGAAACGACAAGCGAGTCTTTTACCCTGCGCTCGGAGTATGGGGTTTCAGGATTGTCGGGTTCCATCTCGATCGGGGTATACTCTTCCTTCTCTTCGGAAACCTTGTCCCAGTTGAAATCCATATTAAGGCGAACTATCTGTATGCGATCCGGGGTGTACACCCGCTCCAGTCCCCTGCGTATGTCGTGCAGAAGGTGCACGCGGGCCTTTTCTTCTATTTTTTTTCGGTATTCAAGGAGGGTGTACTCCTCCTTGGCTTTATCGAATTCGTTGTCGAAGTCTGAAATGATCTTGCCGTATTCGTCGGTAACCACCACGTTTTCGGGCTTGAGCTTCCCCCCCACGGCGCGCGACACCAGGTACATTATCCCATTGATTTCCTTTTTGCTGAGCTTGTCATAGCCCGGAGCCAGGTAAACCGTTACCGCGGCCGTATAGGGATTATCCTTCTCTGTAAAAAGCTCTTCCTCGGTGATGGCGATCTCGACATCGGCCTTTTCGATGTTCGTGAGGGATTCGATGTGCCGCTTGATCTCGTCCCTGAGCGCCCGCATGAACTTGACGTCGATCTCGCGGTCGGTCTCGGTCCACTTCGAAATATCGAACAGCTTCCAGCCGGGTATGCCCTTGGGTATCATGTTCTCCTGCGCGAGTCGGGTCATGATAAGTTCGCGCTGTTCGGGTCGTACGAATATCGAAGTCGTCCCGCTGGTGTTATAAGTAAAGTTCATCTCATCGAGCTTCTTGGTGACCTGGCCGAAATCTGCCGATGGCAGGTCGGCGAAGAGCAGAACATTCGCTTTTTCGGTCGAAACCGAGAAGAGCACGATGAACGCGACAAACATCACACCCAGCA contains:
- the fliH gene encoding flagellar assembly protein FliH, translating into MSKLVFKPTEVVVTGIPKQIELPEKYQKNIISDEEYKEFEVDEAGNPVDVYQGPSIEEMEAELERYRRETEEEVRRMQDEARGRVGKIEEEGKAAAFRELQQAREQIKLELERFQKESEREVERGKFEAEKMIKDAELKVSEIEHEAYKKGYEAGREVGYKEGQAEVMRLIDRLGTIVSTAVDIRDDIIRSSEKLMTEMILMIARKVIKDEIVERREVVINNIREGIKRVKDRDRIDIRVNFADLDMTTAHKDELIKMMESLKKVNIYEDSRVDRGGCIIETDVGAIDARVSTQLDTIEEAIRNASAL
- the fliF gene encoding flagellar basal-body MS-ring/collar protein FliF — protein: MEFLSKLLGQLKEIYEKLDRTKKIIIASVLGVMFVAFIVLFSVSTEKANVLLFADLPSADFGQVTKKLDEMNFTYNTSGTTSIFVRPEQRELIMTRLAQENMIPKGIPGWKLFDISKWTETDREIDVKFMRALRDEIKRHIESLTNIEKADVEIAITEEELFTEKDNPYTAAVTVYLAPGYDKLSKKEINGIMYLVSRAVGGKLKPENVVVTDEYGKIISDFDNEFDKAKEEYTLLEYRKKIEEKARVHLLHDIRRGLERVYTPDRIQIVRLNMDFNWDKVSEEKEEYTPIEMEPDNPETPYSERRVKDSLVVSEKTAKEHFQGHGWNPEGPAGTEGNKPPGYKASDDQFAKYDKEENIRNHAVNKSMKKIQRDPFDVTGVSVAIAIDGFQDLPRTSEGDYDLDPTKKPVQVSLTPDELKQAENIVKKSINYDAARGDQVAVENIMFDRTKDWNRVREEFQRKEQLKRILLASLIGVFALFLGMVLFRAINKELARRRRIREEQLALEQQRMREAALRAAEEEGIDVELSLEERARLELQTNAVSLARERPDDVAQLLRTWLAEE
- the fliI gene encoding flagellar protein export ATPase FliI, with product MIRILPHEHVDVLSKYKTIIDEVNVVQFTGKVERIVGLTIESAGPAVKYGEMCRIRLGEGNYLYAEVVGFNRSKVILMPIGDMKGVVPGAEVIAAGSSLTVPVGDQLLGRVISGLGKPLDGRGEIFTGVRYPVEGKPLNPLERRLITEPLSVGIRAIDGLNTIAKGQRIGIFSGSGVGKSTILAMIARFTNADVNVIALIGERGREVRDFVEKELGPEGLRRSVVVVATSDQPPMLRIRGAFMAHAIAEYFRDQGKDVNLMMDSVTRFALAQREVGLAAGEPSATRGFPPSVFSLLPRLLERSGTREGSGSITGIYSILVEADDMNEPIADAVRGVLDGHIVLDRKLAHKGHYPAIDVLGSISRCMKDVVNDEHAKSSAEMREIMAAYAGAEDLINLGAYARGSNPVIDRAIEMKPAIDAFLKQGMYERDTYESIVAKLESMFRKKKEGAREGAARDYVTSTPYFARMRK
- the fliG gene encoding flagellar motor switch protein FliG; protein product: MLQSKKSQLTGRQKAAIFLVSLGSEVSSEIFKHLREDEIEQLTFEIARLDRIEPEDKDKVLMEFQEMMMAQDFIATGGIDYAREVLERALGTQKAIDIVNRLTSSLQVRPFDFIRRTDPSHLLNFIQGEHPQTIALILAYLDAAKAAQILSGLSHQIQADVAKRIATMDRTSPDVLREVERVLERKLSTLASEDYTSAGGIDAIVEVLNQVDRGTEKIIIEALEEEDPELAEEIKKRMFVFEDIVLLDDRSIQKVLREVDTQDLAKALKGVDTEVQEKIFRNMSKRASSLLREDMDFMGPIRLRDVEESQQKIVNIIRKLEEAGDIIVARAGEEELVV